The Coccidioides posadasii str. Silveira chromosome 3, complete sequence genome contains a region encoding:
- the FUR1 gene encoding Uracil phosphoribosyltransferase, synthesizes UMP from uracil (EggNog:ENOG410PF9P~COG:F~BUSCO:11959at33183) — MASAQHVPAPTSVQGVGPLYKPDGEKPTATVSQEVSCENVHVLPQTPQLIALLTMIRDERTARADFVFYSNRIIRLLVEEGLNHLPVVEQPVTTPVGRTYLGLRFQGKICGVSIMRAGEAMEQGLRDCCRSVRIGKILIQRDEQTWQPKLFYEKLPQDIADRWVLLLDPMFATGGSATMAVEVLKEKGVPESRILFINLIASPSAVESFARKFPQLRVVTAFIDQGLDEKRYIIPGLGDFGDRYYTL; from the exons CGGGGAGAAACCAACTGCTACAGTTTCTCAAGAGGTTTCTTGTGAGAATGTTCATGTCCTGCCTCAGACCCCGCAGCTGATTGCTCTGTTGAC TATGATCCGGGATGAGCGTACCGCACGTGCCGACTTCGTGTTCTACTCCAACCGTATCATCCGACTTTTGGTTGAGGAAGGCCTTAATCACTTGCCCGTCGTCGAGCAGCCTGTCACAACACCCGTTGGCCGGACCTATCTTGGCTTGAGGTTCCAGGGGAAGATATGTGGTGTATCTATCATGCGCGCGGGAGAGGCCATGGAGCAGGGCTTGCGTGACTGTTGCAGATCTGTGCGCATCGGCAAGATATTGATCCAGCGGGACGAACAGACATGGCAACCGAAACTCTTCTATGAGAAACTACCTCAAGACATTGCCGACCGCTGGGTTCTTCTTCTAGATCCCATGTTTGCTACTG GTGGCTCGGCCACCATGGCTGTGGAGGTGctgaaagaaaaaggggtTCCCGAAAGCCGGATTCTCTTTATAAATCTTATTGCCAGTCCATCTGCGGTAGAATCCTTTGCTCGGAAATTTCCCCAGCTGCGTGTTGTGACTGCATTCATTGATCAGGGATTGGACGAGAAGAG ATATATCATACCAGGATTGGGAGATTTCGGCGACCGGTACTACACGTTATAA
- a CDS encoding uncharacterized protein (EggNog:ENOG410PQMN~COG:K): protein MGKRKKSSRKPAAPKKREPLPTTFSCLFCNHENCVIVKLDKKLGLGNLTCKVCGQRFQTGINYLSAAVDVYSDWIDACDAVAKEKDAERAAPAGGSGSNVAEREALPVGADDEDEY, encoded by the exons atg GGCAAACGTAAGAAGTCCAGCCGCAAACCAGCGGCTCCCAAGAAG AGAGAACCGCTTCCCACCACTTTCTCCTGCCTTTTCTGCAACCACGAGAACTGCGTCATCGTCAAGCTTGATAAGAAGTTGGGCTTGGGAAACTTGACATGTAAAGTATGTGGTCAGCGATTTCAGACGGGAATCAATT ATCTCTCCGCGGCCGTGGATGTATACTCGGATTGGATAGATGCTTGCGATGCTGTCGCAAAGGAGAAAGATGCAGAACGGGCAGCTCCGGCGGGTGGCTCCGGAAGCAACGTCGCGGAGCGAGAAGCACTACCGGTCGGAGCCGATGACGAAGATGAATATTAG
- the URG1 gene encoding Uracil-regulated protein 1 (EggNog:ENOG410PG38~COG:H~BUSCO:3979at33183) encodes MDKGDQNATLREILATLKSIQHDHLKLSSAVDAIGARVDRLAVGDEPKTPVTQPKDTTLQLPTSIPATPTQPSKPSVSSDDVSAKDSKRQTTTSRIILTTYPGQSGIDPVPMDWGNKDPLRRGPVVVSRHQNTVRRRNAIGAHGGSYAIYHALAVASKHLNLEHRPDFTNTEPAANIGPHPQWADKKKIVSMDPLGHLAPWIFKDFITNENIDIRPTIAITKAHMKLPELEQSVRSGRLVPDGKICLNEIGELAVTKIAVEPVWYLPGIAERFEIDEGTLRRALFEVTGGSYPELITRGDIKLFLPPIGGLTVYCFGDPAKMSDPNVRLALRVHDECNGSDVFGSDICTCRPYLIFGVEEAVREAQNGGSGVVIYFRKEGRALGEVTKYLVYNARKRGSDLASEYFKRTENIAGVKDMRFQALMPDVLHWLGITKIDRMLSMSNMKHDAIVEQGIPIHERVPIPDELIPEDSRVEIDAKIHSGYFTTGHVMSMDELASVQGRAWDDVDH; translated from the exons ATGGACAAAGGAGATCAAAATGCAACGCTTCGCGAGATATTGGCTACTCTCAAGAGCATCCAACATGACCACTTGAAGCTCTCATCCGCTGTTGATGCGATAGGCGCGCGCGTAGACCGACTTGCAGTTGGTGATGAACCAAAGACACCTGTGACACAGCCCAAAGATACCACTCTGCAGCTACCAACCTCTATCCCTGCTACCCCGACGCAACCCTCGAAGCCCTCCGTTTCAAGCGACGATGTGAGCGCAAAGGACTCTAAGCGGCAAACTACAACCTCTCGCATTATTCTGACAACTTACCCTGGGCAATCCGGTATAGACCCTGTACCGATGGACTGGGGCAACAAGGACCCACTACGGAGAGGCCCAGTGGTCGTAAGCCGACACCAAAACACTGTCCGCAGACGAAATG CAATTGGTGCGCACGGAGGCTCCTACGCCATATACCATGCTCTCGCTGTCGCAAGCAAGCATTTAAACCTCGAACATAGACCCGACTTCACGAACACCGAACCGGCCGCAAACATTGGGCCGCACCCGCAGTGGGCCGACAAAAAAAAGATTGTATCTATGGATCCGTTGGGCCATTTAGCACCTTGGATTTTCAAAGATTTTATCACAAATGAGAATATTGACATTCGTCCAACGATCGCGATCACAAAGGCACATATGAAACTACCAGAGCTGGAACAGAGCGTGCGGTCAGGGCGCCTGGTGCCAGATGGAAAGATTTGCTTAAACGAAATAGGAGAATTAGCCGTCACAAAGATTGCCGTGGAGCCAGTCTGGTATTTACCAGGCATTGCAGAAAGATTTGAGATAG ACGAGGGAACTCTTCGCCGTGCCCTTTTTGAAGTCACCGGAGGATCCTACCCAGAGCTTATCACCAGAGGAGATATAAAACTCTTCCTTCCACCTATTGGCGGTTTGACTGTATACTGTTTCGGCGATCCCGCTAAGATGTCCGACCCAAATGTGCGCCTTGCATTACGTGTTCATGATGAATGCAATGGGAGCGACGTATTCGGTTCAGATATTTGCACATGCCGTCCTTACTTGATTTTCGGAGTGGAGGAAGCAGTCAGAGAAGCGCAAAATGGAGGGAGCGGTGTAGTGATCTATTTCCGCAAAGAAGGCCGCGCACTTGGTGAAGTCACCAAGTATCTCGTATACAACGCGCGGAAACGTGGTTCTGATC TTGCTAGCGAGTATTTCAAAAGAACAGAAAATATTGCTGGGGTAAAG GATATGCGATTCCAAGCCCTCATGCCAGAC GTATTGCACTGGCTCGGCATAACCAAGATCGACAGAATGCTTAGCATGTCCAA CATGAAACATGATGCTATTGTCGAACAGGGGATACCGATCCACGAGCGAGTTCCAATTCCAGATGAGCTGATACCGGAAGACAGTCGCGTTGAAATCGATGCGAAGATCCACTCTGGCTATT TCACCACTGGCCATGTCATGAGCATGGATGAACTTGCGAGTGTCCAAGGACGTGCTTGGGACGATGTTGAT CACTGA
- the RPS1 gene encoding 40S ribosomal protein eS1 (EggNog:ENOG410PGZY~COG:J~BUSCO:12475at33183), translating into MAVGKNKRLSKGKKGLKKRVQDPFSRKDEYLVKAPSTFAVRDVGKTIVNRTTGLKNANDSLKGRIFEVSLADLQNDQAHSFRKIKLRVDEVQGKNCLTNFHGMDFTSDKLRSLVRKWQSLIEANVTVKTTDDYLVRLFAIAFTKRRSFQVKKTTYARSSQIRAIRKKMVEIIQREASSRTLTQLTKLVPEVIGREIEKATRGIYPLQNVHIRKVKLLKQPKFDLGGLLALHGEASTDDKGQKVEREFTEQVLESV; encoded by the exons ATGGCTGTTGGAAA GAACAAGCGTCTGTCGAAGGGCAAGAAGGGTCTTAAGAAGAGAGTCCAGGACCCTTTCTCCAGAAAAGATGAATACCTGGTCAAG GCTCCCTCCACCTTCGCGGTCCGAGA TGTTGGAAAGACGATTGTGAACCGAACCACCGGTCTCAAGAACGCCAACGACTCCCTCAAGGGCCGTATCTTCGAGGTCTCCCTCGCTGATTTGCAGAACGACCAGGCCCACTCATTCCGCAAGATCAAGCTACGCGTGGATGAAGTTCAAGGAAAGAACTGCTTGACCAACTTCCACGGCATGGACTTCACATCAGACAAGCTCCGATCTCTCGTCCGCAAGTGGCAGTCCTTGATCGAGGCCAACGTCACCGTCAAGACCACCGATGACTACCTCGTCCGCCTCTTCGCTATCGCCTTCACCAAGAGACGATCGTTCCAGGTCAAGAAGACCACCTATGCCCGCTCCTCCCAGATCCGTGCCATCCGCAAGAAGATGGTCGAGATCATCCAGCGTGAGGCTTCTAGCCGCACCCTCACCCAGCTTACGAAGCTCGTCCCTGAAGTTATTGGCCGTGAAATCGAGAAGGCCACCCGTGGCATCTACCCTCTTCAGAAT GTTCATATCCGCAAGGTCAAGTTGTTGAAACAACCCAAGTTCGATCTTGGTGGTCTTTTGGCTCTCCACGGTGAGGCCAGCACCGATGATAAGGGCCAGAAG GTTGAGAGGGAGTTCACGGAGCAGGTTCTGGAGAGCGTCTAA
- a CDS encoding uncharacterized protein (EggNog:ENOG410PFB9~COG:S~MEROPS:MER0031610) yields MRHSLSRRFKKPQEPFPPRSSKSPTTLMQPASFFMMRPLILRPCRSVSLRLCRAFSSSRGNSQLQLAYNLHRARDSQNATSAPKKNPIVFMHGLFGSKQNNRSVSKALADKLNTDIYAIDLRNHGDSPHHPEHNYSVMANDVEEFIHENDLEKPVLIGHSMGAKTAMTIALRHPSLVGGVISVDNAPVRAPLSKDFGKYIRAMKEIEAAKVTKQKDADAILQLYEDSIAIRSFLLTNLIRCKETNTLKFRIPIHILGDKLDNMADFPFTPEENPAKFEGPALFIRGTKSHYVKDPSLNVIKLLFPAFRLQDIDAGHWVISEKPHEFQECNRPRPAR; encoded by the exons ATGCGTCATTCCTTGTCGCGGCGTTTTAAGAAGCCACAAGAACCATTCCCGCCAAGATCCTCCAAAAGTCCAACGACACTCATGCAACCTGCTTCATTCTTCATGATGAGGCCCTTAATCCTCAGGCCCTGTCGCTCGGTCTCTCTTCGCCTATGTCGTGCGTTTTCCTCGTCGCGAGGAAATTCTCAGCTCCAATTGGCGTATAACCTCCACCGTGCGCGAGACTCTCAGAATGCGACTTCGGCGCCCAAGAAAAACCCGATTGTTTTTATGCACGGCCTATTCGGCTCGAAGCAGAATAATCGGAGCGTGAGTAA GGCACTTGCCGATAAGTTGAATACAGATATTTACGCAATT GATCTCCGAAACCATGGCGATTCCCCCCATCACCCAGAGCATAACTACTCAGTTATGGCGAACGACGTCGAGGAGTTCATTCACGAAAATGACCTGGAAAAGCCAGTATTGATTGGACACTCAAT GGGTGCAAAAACTGCCATGACAATCGCCTTGCGCCATCCAAGCCTTGTTGGCGGAGTGATTTCGGTTGACAACGCGCCAGTGCGTGCGCCTTTGAGTAAAGATTTTGGCAAATATATCCGGGCAATGAAAGAGATCGAAGCTGCGAAGGTCACGAAGCAGAAGGACGCGGATGCTATTTTACAGCTTTACGAGGAC TCGATAGCAATTCGCAGTTTCCTCCTTACCAACCTCATCCGATGCAAGGAGACTAACACCCTCAAGTTCCGTATACCTATTCATATTCTAGGCGACAAGCTCGATAACATGGCGGATTTCCCATTCACTCCGGAGGAAAATCCGGCTAAATTTGAAGGTCCGGCGCTTTTCATTCGAGGAACGAAGAGTCACTATGTCAAGGATCCATCACTGAATGTGATCAAACTTTTATTCCCGGCATTCAGGCTTCAGGATATTGATGCTGGGCATTGGGTAATTTCCGAAAAACCTCATGAGTTTCAAGAATGTAATCGACCCCGTCCCGCTCGCTGA
- a CDS encoding uncharacterized protein (EggNog:ENOG410PTEQ~TransMembrane:1 (o154-171i)) codes for MASIQTRTDVAPTGTSAVTSAVPTACGATTYDIPTKDAACAVPGTEHKDSMEKCCDAPVVTYNEGCGMYCLASGGTVGDLVKCLIGDGIADGKVFCNKEMNATATTTPTPTGRDDDDDHDDDDDEPTNTDGSPASTSSSAALANLPPQTLSKPAIGVLFTLFFSTFAGVVFA; via the coding sequence ATGGCCAGCATCCAGACCAGAACCGATGTTGCTCCGACCGGCACCTCAGCTGTCACTTCAGCAGTTCCTACAGCATGCGGTGCCACGACCTACGACATTCCTACCAAGGACGCTGCTTGTGCCGTCCCCGGTACGGAACATAAAGACTCCATGGAGAAGTGCTGTGACGCTCCCGTTGTAACCTACAACGAGGGCTGTGGAATGTACTGCCTTGCTTCTGGCGGTACAGTCGGTGATTTGGTTAAATGCCTCATTGGCGATGGCATCGCGGATGGCAAAGTCTTTTGCAACAAAGAAATGAACGCTACTGCTACCACGACTCCCACTCCCACTGGCagagatgatgatgatgatcatgatgatgacgatgacgagCCGACCAACACCGATGGCTCGCCTGCCTCTACGTCCAGTAGTGCTGCACTTGCCAACCTCCCCCCACAAACCCTTTCGAAGCCTGCAATCGGAGTGCTTTTCACGCTCTTTTTCTCCACGTTTGCTGGTGTTGTTTTTGCATAA
- a CDS encoding uncharacterized protein (EggNog:ENOG410PQ62~COG:S~TransMembrane:7 (o14-35i47-65o77-101i126-145o165-185i205-225o237-260i)), translating to MASSGSIYFYDPSLPASILFTILYVFPAAFLFYTTIIGPRTGKYGHAGYFVPLCIGAAMEVAAYADRCASVKQPGSIPLYAVSSSLVVIAPVFICASLYMLMGRLIRAGIPEAKGQQQVFGIAPRWLPRIFVASDIISFLTQVSGSAIASAGDWEGSEKGAGTNVLIGGLALQLATFSMFLAIVVRFHRRVHALRHQVDDNLKKVLLGLYVAGFFIWVRCVYRLIEFALGIDGYPFWHEWCLYVLEACPILFALCTLGYYHPGKWLPRSELSSAMQTQDKEANRTIQHQVN from the exons ATGGCCTCCTCGGGTAGCATCTACTTTTATGATCCCTCACTGCCGGCTTCGATCCTTTTCACGATCCTATATGTATTTCCGGCTGCATTCCTGTTTTACACGACTATTATCGGCCCAAGAACCGGCAAATATGGACATGCTGGTTATTTCGTGCCACTCTGCATCGGCGCAGCGATGGAAGTAGCTGCATACGCCGACCGTTGCGCCAGCGTTAAGCAACCTGGCAGCATTCCCCTTTACGCGGTATCGTCGTCACTCGTTGTGATTGCCCCCGTTTTCATCTGCGCCAGTTTGTACATGCTGATGGGACGTCTGATCCGTGCCGGTATTCCTGAAGCCAAAGGGCAACAGCAGGTTTTCGGCATCGCTCCACGCTGGTTGCCACGCATCTTCGTTGCATCGGACATCATCAGCTTCCTAACTCAGGTTTCTGGCAGTGCGATTGCATCAGCCGGTGATTGGGAAGGCTCGGAGAAGGGAGCCGGAACAAACGTCTTGATCGGTGGGCTGGCGCTGCAGTTGGCGACATTTTCCATGTTCCTCGCCATTGTGGTCCGATTCCATCGACGTGTCCATGCATTGCGTCATCAAGTGGATGATAACCTCAAAAAGGTCTTGCTCGGACTATATGTGGCCGGTTTTTTCATTTGG GTTCGTTGCGTTTACAGACTCATTGAGTTTGCCTTGGGCATCGACGGATACCCGTTCTGGCACGAGTGGTGCCTATATGTGCTCGAGGCCTGTCCGATACTCTTCGCGCTCTGCACATTGGGGTATTATCATCCAGGGAAATGGCTTCCGAGATCAGAGCTGAGTTCCGCAATGCAGACTCAAGACAAAGAGGCCAACCGCACAATCCAACACCAAGTAAactaa
- a CDS encoding uncharacterized protein (EggNog:ENOG410PU8V~COG:I) — protein MRAFIPIFRSCASRHQTRASYNRSITQCFICPQSRHFVHTETRLSLTTPRQYFVNKKRPLHKMTGNKLSGGAKGTIKTHITHLPSFGTVATVTISRPDKLNALNSHLLVALPTTLLHITDTNANLLAIVLTGEGSKAFVGGADIAEMSALSSPAEARAFITRVHEACQSIRDCPVPVIARVNGIALGAGLEIVASCDIRIASSTAVLGMPEVRMGVPSVVEAALLPGLIGWGRTRQLLLLGDTISANEALQWGLVEKVVEPDTIDQAITKWVGSLEHNGPESVKNQKLLMRKWEQLGIDAAIEAGIDHFGRVFESPFRAEAGATTPEPEPVRMMGDFLRRQAEKRINKL, from the exons ATGCGAGCTTTCATACCCATATTCCGAAG CTGCGCCTCCAGACACCAAACTAGAGCCTCCTATAACCGAAGTATCACCCAGTGCTTCATCTGCCCACAGAGCCGACATTTTGTGCACACGGAAACGCG GCTATCATTGACGACCCCAAGACAATACTTCGTGAATAAGAAACGTCCATTGCACAAAATGACTGGCAACAAGCTCAGCGGAGGAGCCAAAGGCACCATCAAGACACATATCACTCACCTGCCTTCATTTGGCACTGTTGCAACAGTTACAATTTCACGGCCAGATAAACTCAATGCCCTCAACAGTCACCTCCTTGTGGCCCTTCCGACCACACTCCTGCACATAACAGACACAAACGCCAATCTCCTCGCTATTGTTCTCACAGGAGAAGGTTCCAAAGCTTTCGTTGGCGGTGCCGATATCGCGGAAATGTCAGCACTTTCGAGCCCCGCTGAAGCACGCGCTTTCATCACGCGAGTCCATGAAGCTTGTCAAAGCATCCGCGACTGTCCCGTACCAGTGATCGCGCGCGTCAACGGAATAGCCCTAGGGGCAGGGTTAGAAATTGTTGCATCTTGTGATATTCGAATCGCCAGTTCGACAGCGGTGTTGGGAATGCCTGAGGTGCGAATGGGGGTCCCGAGCGTCGTAGAGGCTGCATTGCTTCCTGGTCTGATTGGATGGGGCCGAACACGACAACTTCTACTCCTTGGAGACACAATCAGTGCCAACGAGGCACTGCAATGGGGCCTTGTCGAGAAGGTTGTGGAGCCCGACACGATAGATCAGGCTATAACGAAATGGGTGGGGAGTCTCGAGCACAATGGCCCTGAGTCTGTGAAGAACCAGAAGTTGTTAATGAGAAAATGGGAGCAACTGGGCATTGATGCAGCAATCGAGGCTGGCATTGACCACTTTGGAAGGGTGTTTGAATCGCCTTTTAGGGCTGAGGCTGGAGCAACGACTCCTGAGCCCGAGCCAGTCCGAATGATGGGAGATTTTCTTAGAAGACAGGCTGAGAAACGGATCAATAAGCTGTAA
- a CDS encoding uncharacterized protein (SECRETED:SignalP(1-17)~EggNog:ENOG410PR61~COG:S), which translates to MRFLPIIFSILAPLAAAIEITNPVSNTPVAAGQDVKVTWNFVDTDPHTLSLYLVNFVEYPPTYVPLAIDVKTHKAHHEVHVPCDTMPAHGYQINAINGTNVYVIYAQSEHFKVSEHREKGDCGHDDRQDDDKREDGKPDDDKRDGDKHGDGNPDGRKDDDKRDDENRGDGRKDDGKRSDGRQGDGGRAGFRRRL; encoded by the coding sequence ATGCGGTTCCTCCCAATTATTTTCTCTATTCTTGCTCCGCTGGCTGCGGCCATTGAAATTACTAACCCTGTGTCAAACACCCCTGTTGCGGCCGGTCAAGACGTGAAAGTGACATGGAACTTCGTCGATACGGATCCGCATACCTTGAGCTTATATCTCGTCAACTTTGTCGAGTATCCACCAACCTATGTTCCACTTGCAATCGATGTTAAAACACACAAGGCCCACCACGAAGTTCATGTCCCCTGCGACACCATGCCTGCCCACGGATACCAAATTAATGCCATCAACGGAACGAACGTTTATGTGATTTACGCCCAAAGTGAACACTTCAAGGTTTCCGAGCACCGTGAAAAGGGCGACTGCGGCCACGATGACCGACAAGACGACGATAAACGAGAGGATGGTAAACCAGATGATGATAAACGCGACGGTGATAAACATGGTGATGGAAACCCAGATGGTAGAAAAGATGATGATAAACGTGATGATGAGAATCGGGGCGACGGCAGAAAAGATGATGGTAAACGAAGCGACGGCCGACAAGGCGATGGTGGACGAGCTGGATTTAGGCGACGCCTCTAA
- a CDS encoding uncharacterized protein (EggNog:ENOG410PN1S~COG:A) encodes MKRKSEDVEGKDALKPTKEKKRKKHRHRSHGSESENSAPRIASTGVESTVSKGKSISKSDGEKLKKETIKSHLEQLERITHDIASDPESIREYIGNGASIEIISAAAELARAFARSKLSSEQPSEPKEQPNAPSSFEAPPIKDKTLETAVFTHQGEVHAQAPSAVHSSYDRLEILGDAYLEVIATRLIWDRFQTLPAGRMSQIRELLVKNETLAQFSERYGFDRRVKIASDIRSQAKRWMKVKGDIFEAYVAAVILSDPVNGFNLVEEWLAYLWIPTLNHVQPENQAAHYKETLAKKVMGKGIKLRYINESPPINRKGGMQTFFIGVYLTGWGWQDQHLGSGSGLNKAAAGNAAAKQAVENHPLIDEIHAVKKSFDEKVKAEREKAVSAD; translated from the exons ATGAAGCGAAAGTCTGAGGATGTAGAAGGGAAGGACGCATTGAAGCCAacgaaagagaagaaaaggaag AAGCACCGACATCGTTCTCATGGGTCTGAAAGTGAAAATTCGGCGCCGCGCATAGCGTCTACGGGCGTGGAAAGCACAGTTAGCAAAGGGAAATCAATATCGAAATCGGATGGTGAAAAATTGAAGAAAGAGACGATCAAATCTCACCTAGAGCAACTTGAACGAATCACGCACGACATTGCTTCGGACCCGGAATCTATCAGAGAGTACATCGGGAATGGCGCGAGCATAGAAATCATCAGCGCAGCAGCAGAGCTAGCGAGGGCCTTTGCCCGGTCGAAATTATCATCAGAGCAACCTTCCGAACCCAAAGAACAACCTAATGCTCCGTCTTCCTTCGAAGCGCCTCCGATCAAGGATAAGACACTCGAAACCGCTGTGTTCACACACCAGGGTGAGGTCCATGCACAGGCGCCATCCGCAGTTCACTCTAGTTATGACCGACTTGAAATCCTTGGAGACGCATACCTCGAAGTCATCGCCACAAGGCTGATTTGGGATCGCTTCCAAACCCTACCAGCAGGTCGCATGTCCCAAATCCGCGAACTCCTCGTCAAAAATGAAACGCTCGCCCAGTTTTCTGAACGATATGGCTTTGATAGACGCGTAAAAATCGCCTCTGATATCCGCAGCCAAGCAAAGCGCTGGATGAAAGTTAAGGGGGATATCTTTGAAGCGTATGTCGCAGCCGTGATTCTGTCCGATCCAGTCAATGGGTTCAATTTGGTTGAAGAGTGGCTGGCGTATCTTTGGATTCCAACACTCAATCATGTTCAGCCGGAAAACCAAGCTGCACATTACAAGGAGACCTTAGCCAAAAAGGTAATGGGAAAGGGTATCAAATTGCGATACATCAATGAGAGTCCTCCTATTAACCGAAAAGGTGGGATGCAAACCTTTTTCATAGGCGTGTATCTTACAGGATGGGGatggcaagatcaacacctAGGCTCCGGGAGTGGACTTAATAAAGCCGCTGCAGGCAATGCGGCAGCAAAACAGGCAGTCGAGAACCACCCACTTATCGATGAAATCCATGCCGTTAAAAAGTCCTTCGATGAGAAGGTTAAAGCAGAAAGGGAGAAGGCCGTTTCTGCAGATTGA
- the RSM27 gene encoding mitochondrial 37S ribosomal protein mS33 (EggNog:ENOG410PQRN~COG:J~BUSCO:16237at33183): protein MASVARSRILSLAKAQCRIFDLNYNPEGARLGNKILRQRLRGPALAAYYPRKTASIRDLQDAFRSLDLETWDDYQEDREEAIQITKMRGKGAPKKKRSAEESRTAKKKKK from the exons ATGGCATCCGTCGCTCGATCGCGGATTTTATCCTTAGCAAAG GCTCAATGCCGCATCTTCGACCTCAACTATAACCCCGAAGGCGCCCGGCTTGGGAACAAAATCCTGCGGCAACGACTACGGGGGCCGGCTCTGGCAGCATATTATCCCCGAAAGACAGCCTCGATCCGAGACCTACAGGATGCGTTCCGTTCATTAGACTTGGAGACTTGGGACGACTACCAGGAGGATCGGGAAGAGGCTATTCAGAT TACAAAGATGCGTGGAAAGGGAGCTCCGAAGAAGAAGCGTTCTGCTGAAG AATCCAGGACcgcgaagaagaagaagaagtaa